A single Bufo bufo chromosome 6, aBufBuf1.1, whole genome shotgun sequence DNA region contains:
- the LOC121004995 gene encoding protein kinase C delta type-like, producing MVTSDCAYHQTIDDASSGIKNIIRKLLRKDPARRLGVNGNIRKHRFFQRMDWVSVEALELPPPYTPEPTEPHHRPKPFHLDKLEAAEVRTPISAADQALFEGFSFCQLGNP from the exons ATGGTTACCAGTGATTGTGCGTACCATCAGACAATCGATGATGCATCCTCCGGCATTAAGAACATCATTAGAAAG CTCCTTCGGAAAGATCCTGCCAGACGCTTAGGAGTGAATGGTAACATCAGAAAGCACCGATTCTTTCAGCGTATGGACTGGGTCTCTGTGGAAGCCCTAGAGTTGCCTCCACCATACACACCTGAG CCAACTGAACCTCATCATCGTCCTAAACCATTCCATCTGGACAAACTGGAGGCAGCAGAGGTCAGAACACCTATTTCAGCAGCGGACCAGGCCTTGTTCGAGGGATTTTCTTTTTGTCAACTTGGAAACCCTTGA